One Chloroflexota bacterium genomic window, TGTTGAACAGCACGCCTCGCGCTCCCTGCATCGAGAGATCCAAGAGTGGGCTTGCCATTGCCGATTCGGCCGCCACGACCGCGCGGTCGTCGCCCGTTGCAGTCCCGATCGCCATGAGGGCGATTCCCGACTCGTACATCACGCTCTTCACGTCGGCAAAGTCGAGGTTGATCAGCCCGGGGCGGGTGATCAATTCAGAAATGCCCTGGATTCCCTGCCGCAATACGTCGTCGATCACGGAAAACGCGGCCTCCACGCTGGTCCGACGATCGATGACCTGCAGCACTCGGTCATTCGGAATGATGATCAAGGTGTGGAGGCGCTCTCGAAGGGCTGCCAGCCCTTCATCCGCGACTCGGCGGCGTCGCGATCCCTCGAAGGCGAAGGGCCTCGTCACCACGCCGACGGTCAGGGCACCTGCTTCCTGAGCGATCCGTGCGACGACGGGCGACGCCCCGCTCCCCGTGCCGCCCCCCATGCCCGCGGCGACGAACACCATGTCTGCGCCTTGGCACACGGCGGCGATGTCGTCGGCCGACTCTTCGGCAGCCTTCGCGCCGACGCCAGGGTTGCCGCCGGACCCGAGTCCGTGGGTGGTGCGATCGCCGATCCGGATTCGCTTCGGGGCGCGCGACCGGGTGAGCGCCTGCTGGTCGGTGTTCAGCGCGACGAAATCAATCCCGTGGAGGCCGGCGGCGATCATCCGGTCGACGGCGTTGCTTCCGGCGCCTCCGACCCCCAGGACGGCGACACGGGCTGAGCCTTCTGTGCGTCCGTTCTCCACGCTCACCCCCTTCGCCGGTTGGGCGTCACCCGAAGAAGTTTCCTAACCAGGTCTTCAGCGATGCGCCGGTGCGCGCAATTCTACTCTTCCCGCGTGGATGCGTGGACAGGTTGAGCTGCTCGCCGCCCCAGATGAGCAACCCGATGCTCGTAGCAAAGGCAGGACCCCGCACCGCGTCGGCCAGACCCCGCAGCCCCGTCGGTACGCCGATACGCGCCGGAACGCCGAGGATCTCTGATGCAAGCGCGGCCACCCCAGCGATCTGGGCGGACCCGCCAGTGACGATGATCCCCGCGGGGAACGCGTCGCGGTAGCCGGCGCGCGTCATTTCGGCCTCAACCATCTCAAAGGTTTCGGCAAGGCGCGCCTCGATGATCTCCGCGACGACGCGCTGATCGACCGGCTGCCCTTCGTCGCGACCGTATGCAGGGACGGCGATGATCTCGCCCTCGTTGGCCCGCGCCGTCGTGGAGCCGTGTCGGATCTTCAGCTCTTCGGCGACAGAGAACGTCGCACGCAATCCGACCGCGAGGTCATTGCTGATCTGGTACCCGCCAACCGGCAGGATGAACGAGTGTATCAAGCTGCCGTCTCGGAACACGGCCGAGTCCGTCGTGCCGCCACCAATGTCGATGACCATGCACCCGAGGTCCCGCTCGGCTTCGGAGAGCACGGCGCAGCCTGCGGCCAGTGGCTCGAGGACCAGCGCGTCCAGGTCGACGTCAACGGATTCGATGCACCGGACAAGGTTGTGGATCGACGTCATCGAGCCCGTCACGATGTTTGCCTCGACCTCGAGACGGCGGCCAACCATGCCCACCGGGTGACGGATCCCATCCATGCCATCTACAACGAAGTGGCGCGGAATCACGTGGAGGATCTCTTGATCCGGTGGAAGCTGGATGATCCGCGCGCCGTCGATCACGCGAGACACGTCTTCGGACGATATGACGCCGTCGGTGTTGCGGACAGCAACGACAGCGTGGCTGTTGGTCGAGAGCACGTGTGCTCCCGCGATCCCCACGAGAG contains:
- the ftsZ gene encoding cell division protein FtsZ, producing the protein MSVENGRTEGSARVAVLGVGGAGSNAVDRMIAAGLHGIDFVALNTDQQALTRSRAPKRIRIGDRTTHGLGSGGNPGVGAKAAEESADDIAAVCQGADMVFVAAGMGGGTGSGASPVVARIAQEAGALTVGVVTRPFAFEGSRRRRVADEGLAALRERLHTLIIIPNDRVLQVIDRRTSVEAAFSVIDDVLRQGIQGISELITRPGLINLDFADVKSVMYESGIALMAIGTATGDDRAVVAAESAMASPLLDLSMQGARGVLFNITGGNDLTLSEINRAADVVRAAADPDANIIFGAVIDDAMEGEVRITVIATGFDPSSSHAGRGYGLPSLRAAILDEPTADPHPPTGTSAIQDSGLDHPFAARPGIRPSVDQPPSAAPEWRTGGAAPSHVD
- the ftsA gene encoding cell division protein FtsA; protein product: MDSPGGRTISADQIIVGIDVGTTKVCTLIADMASGSPEILGVGICPSQGLRKGVVVDVQAAVSAIESSLRRAEQQSGFKAMSALVGIAGAHVLSTNSHAVVAVRNTDGVISSEDVSRVIDGARIIQLPPDQEILHVIPRHFVVDGMDGIRHPVGMVGRRLEVEANIVTGSMTSIHNLVRCIESVDVDLDALVLEPLAAGCAVLSEAERDLGCMVIDIGGGTTDSAVFRDGSLIHSFILPVGGYQISNDLAVGLRATFSVAEELKIRHGSTTARANEGEIIAVPAYGRDEGQPVDQRVVAEIIEARLAETFEMVEAEMTRAGYRDAFPAGIIVTGGSAQIAGVAALASEILGVPARIGVPTGLRGLADAVRGPAFATSIGLLIWGGEQLNLSTHPRGKSRIARTGASLKTWLGNFFG